From Rhodococcus sp. B7740, one genomic window encodes:
- a CDS encoding DUF3817 domain-containing protein: protein MSSAPDKTQASANKTQKIASALLRYRVLAYATGIWLLVLVTEMVAKYVFKVENVPNWIAVVHGWVYLVYLVLTVDLAIKVRWPAARTIGTLLAGTIPFLSFYVEHKRTKQVKADFGV from the coding sequence CGCAGGCGTCTGCGAACAAGACCCAGAAGATCGCTTCCGCGTTGCTGCGCTATCGCGTTCTGGCCTACGCCACGGGAATCTGGCTGCTCGTTCTCGTGACCGAGATGGTCGCGAAGTACGTTTTCAAGGTCGAGAACGTGCCCAATTGGATTGCCGTCGTGCACGGTTGGGTCTACCTCGTGTACCTCGTGCTCACGGTGGATCTCGCCATCAAGGTGCGGTGGCCCGCCGCCCGCACGATCGGCACACTGCTCGCCGGGACCATCCCGTTCCTGTCCTTCTACGTCGAGCACAAGCGCACCAAGCAGGTCAAAGCCGACTTCGGCGTCTGA
- a CDS encoding rhomboid family intramembrane serine protease, with translation MSEISNRPAQRGRPVWMQAAMLVGAFTVLLWVIEFVDVASGSRVERNGIEPRSVEGLWGILFAPVLHDDWQHLIANTVPIVVLGFLVLLSGLTRGLAATGIIWVVGGFGTWLTAGAGNTIGASILIFGFIAYLLVRGFFTRRLGQLAIGVVVFVLYGSALWGILPSEPNVSWQGHLFGAVGGVVAARLLSADARAERARMKSLDRPTP, from the coding sequence ATGAGCGAGATCAGTAACCGTCCTGCCCAGCGTGGGCGGCCGGTCTGGATGCAGGCCGCCATGCTGGTGGGAGCATTCACGGTGCTGCTGTGGGTCATCGAGTTCGTCGATGTGGCCAGCGGATCGAGAGTCGAACGCAACGGCATCGAGCCGCGCTCGGTCGAGGGGTTGTGGGGCATTCTGTTCGCGCCCGTGCTGCACGACGACTGGCAGCATCTGATCGCCAACACCGTGCCCATCGTCGTACTCGGGTTTCTGGTGCTGCTGTCCGGACTGACGCGTGGGCTGGCGGCCACCGGGATCATCTGGGTGGTCGGTGGCTTCGGTACCTGGCTCACAGCCGGAGCCGGAAACACTATCGGAGCGTCGATTCTGATTTTCGGCTTCATCGCCTACCTGCTCGTCCGCGGCTTCTTCACCCGCAGACTCGGCCAACTCGCGATCGGCGTCGTGGTGTTCGTCCTGTACGGCAGCGCCCTGTGGGGCATCCTTCCGAGCGAGCCGAACGTCTCGTGGCAGGGACATCTGTTCGGCGCGGTGGGCGGAGTGGTTGCCGCTCGATTGTTGTCCGCCGATGCGCGGGCCGAGCGGGCGCGGATGAAGTCGCTCGACCGGCCCACTCCGTAG
- the aosR gene encoding oxidative stress transcriptional regulator AosR, whose translation MRTWTRRNSLSGVKIKSEIDAREAAVLRSLVGSVLGLLRDRSAAAPTDELAALTGLRTGHNSPPEDAALARLLPDFHRADPDRDEEDPTDLNGALRGLHEPEIIDEKLAAGSMILATVPESGGKIVLTQEQADAWLTGLNDVRLALGTTLGISADTPDVLDEGDPRAPHLDVYHWLTWMQDSLVQVLIP comes from the coding sequence GTGCGCACGTGGACGAGACGGAATTCGTTGTCCGGGGTCAAGATAAAATCCGAGATCGATGCGCGTGAGGCTGCCGTGCTTCGGTCTCTCGTCGGCTCGGTTCTCGGCTTGCTGCGTGACCGTTCCGCCGCCGCTCCCACCGACGAGCTCGCAGCGCTGACCGGTCTGCGGACCGGCCACAACAGTCCGCCCGAGGATGCCGCGCTGGCCCGGCTGCTGCCGGACTTCCATCGCGCCGATCCCGACCGCGACGAGGAGGATCCGACCGATCTCAACGGGGCTCTCCGAGGACTTCACGAGCCCGAGATCATCGACGAGAAATTGGCTGCCGGATCGATGATCCTGGCCACTGTTCCCGAGTCGGGTGGCAAGATCGTGCTGACCCAGGAGCAGGCGGACGCATGGTTGACCGGCCTCAACGACGTGAGGCTGGCGCTCGGCACGACGCTGGGGATCAGCGCGGACACGCCCGACGTCCTCGACGAGGGTGATCCTCGAGCTCCGCATCTCGACGTGTATCACTGGCTGACCTGGATGCAGGATTCTCTCGTGCAGGTCCTCATTCCCTAG
- a CDS encoding nicotinate phosphoribosyltransferase — protein MGEVSNDATTDHANPGDGASTALLTDQYEYTMLSAALASGYADRICSFEVFARRLPGGRRYGVVAGTGRILDAIARFRFGQEELRIVAEFLDAETVEWLRNYRFTGDIDGYREGELYFPGSPVLTVRGTFAECVVLETLVLSILNHDSAIASAAARMVASAKSRPIIEMGSRRTHEEAAVAASRAAYLAGFTATSNLEAVRRHGVPGAGTSAHAFTLLHTTADGPDERSAFAAQIRALGVATTLLVDTYDITQGVANAIEVAGPELGGVRIDSGDLGVLARQVRDQLDALGAPKTRIVVSGDLDEYAIAALRAEPVDSYGVGTSLVTGSGAPTAGMVYKLVTVDGIPVAKRSSHKESRGGTKAALRTARSTGTAVEEIVHPFDAPPTVESDLTVETLTTPLVRGGERVADLPTLADGRDLLARRLVSLPWEGLKLSQGEPAIPTRFVEG, from the coding sequence GTGGGCGAGGTGAGCAACGATGCGACCACAGATCACGCGAATCCCGGCGACGGTGCCAGCACAGCACTGCTGACCGATCAGTACGAGTACACGATGCTGTCGGCGGCCCTGGCCAGCGGTTACGCAGATCGAATCTGCAGCTTCGAGGTGTTCGCGCGCAGGTTGCCCGGCGGTCGCCGATACGGAGTCGTCGCGGGCACCGGACGCATCCTCGATGCGATTGCACGTTTCCGCTTCGGCCAGGAGGAGTTGCGGATCGTCGCCGAATTCCTCGACGCCGAGACCGTCGAATGGCTGCGCAACTACCGCTTCACCGGCGACATCGACGGCTACCGCGAGGGTGAGCTGTACTTCCCTGGCTCCCCCGTTCTGACCGTTCGCGGAACCTTCGCCGAGTGCGTCGTCCTCGAAACGCTCGTGCTCTCCATCCTCAATCACGACAGTGCGATCGCATCCGCGGCAGCACGGATGGTGGCGTCCGCGAAGTCCCGTCCGATCATCGAGATGGGATCGCGTCGCACCCACGAGGAAGCCGCCGTCGCCGCCTCGCGCGCGGCGTACCTCGCGGGATTCACTGCAACGTCCAACCTCGAAGCCGTCCGCAGGCACGGCGTTCCAGGCGCGGGCACGTCGGCGCATGCCTTCACGTTGTTGCACACCACCGCCGACGGCCCGGACGAACGGTCTGCATTCGCGGCTCAGATCCGCGCTCTCGGAGTGGCCACCACCCTGCTCGTGGACACCTACGACATCACCCAGGGTGTCGCCAACGCCATCGAGGTCGCCGGGCCCGAACTCGGCGGTGTGCGCATCGACTCCGGCGACCTCGGCGTGCTCGCGCGCCAGGTCCGCGACCAACTGGACGCCCTGGGAGCGCCGAAGACCAGGATCGTCGTCTCGGGCGACCTCGACGAGTACGCCATCGCCGCGCTGCGGGCCGAGCCGGTCGACTCCTACGGCGTCGGAACGTCTCTGGTGACCGGTTCCGGTGCCCCGACTGCGGGCATGGTCTACAAACTGGTCACCGTCGACGGAATCCCCGTCGCCAAGCGCAGCAGTCACAAGGAATCGCGTGGCGGTACCAAAGCGGCGCTGCGCACCGCGCGGAGCACCGGCACCGCAGTCGAGGAGATCGTCCACCCGTTCGACGCTCCGCCGACCGTCGAGAGCGATCTGACGGTGGAGACGTTGACCACGCCGTTGGTCCGCGGCGGAGAACGAGTCGCCGACCTCCCCACGCTCGCCGACGGCCGTGACCTGCTGGCCCGACGCCTCGTCAGCCTCCCGTGGGAGGGTCTGAAACTGTCTCAGGGCGAACCGGCCATACCCACGCGCTTCGTCGAGGGGTGA
- the clpS gene encoding ATP-dependent Clp protease adapter ClpS, with product MPWLTVDGSLLPVDGFSAGDVVAASPQAVPAQTEAVAADEAHDTPWVTIVWDDPVNLMHYVTYVFQKLFGYSKAKATELMMQVHSEGKAVVSSGERDAMENDVRRLHAAGLWATMQQDK from the coding sequence ATGCCTTGGTTGACGGTGGATGGATCGCTTCTGCCCGTGGACGGCTTCTCGGCAGGGGACGTCGTCGCCGCGTCTCCGCAAGCGGTCCCGGCACAGACCGAGGCCGTCGCGGCCGACGAAGCGCATGACACCCCCTGGGTCACCATCGTCTGGGACGATCCGGTCAACCTGATGCACTACGTGACCTACGTGTTCCAGAAGCTCTTCGGCTACAGCAAGGCCAAGGCCACCGAGCTGATGATGCAGGTGCACTCCGAGGGCAAGGCCGTGGTGTCGAGCGGAGAGCGCGACGCGATGGAGAACGATGTTCGACGGCTGCACGCGGCCGGTCTGTGGGCCACCATGCAGCAGGACAAGTAA
- a CDS encoding cyclic nucleotide-degrading phosphodiesterase — protein sequence MRITVLGCSGSVSGPDSPASGYLLEEEETSPVVLDFGPGILGALQRYADPGDVSVLLSHLHADHCLDVPGLLVWRRYHPTPPEGRAIVYGPKDTAFRLGVASAECGGQIDDMSDTIDLRRWVDGRTVEFGKLSILARQVFHPPESYGMRVTTAQGRTFAYSGDTGMCQAVRELADGADVFLCEASWTDSPERPEGVHLSGTEAGRIARDAGVGELLLTHIPPWTSREDVIAEAKAEFSGPVHAVLPGDVFTV from the coding sequence ATGCGAATTACCGTCCTGGGATGTTCGGGCAGTGTGTCCGGACCCGATTCGCCCGCGTCGGGCTACTTGCTGGAAGAAGAGGAGACCTCCCCGGTCGTCCTCGACTTCGGTCCCGGCATCCTCGGGGCATTGCAGCGCTACGCCGATCCGGGAGATGTGAGTGTTCTGCTCTCACATCTGCATGCCGATCACTGCCTCGACGTTCCGGGGCTGCTGGTGTGGCGGCGCTACCATCCCACTCCGCCGGAGGGACGAGCGATCGTCTACGGACCGAAGGACACGGCGTTCCGGCTCGGCGTCGCCTCGGCCGAGTGCGGTGGGCAGATCGACGACATGTCGGACACCATCGACCTGCGTCGCTGGGTGGACGGCCGCACCGTGGAGTTCGGAAAGTTGTCGATTCTGGCTCGGCAGGTGTTCCATCCGCCGGAGTCCTACGGCATGCGCGTCACCACCGCGCAAGGCCGCACGTTCGCGTACAGCGGAGACACGGGAATGTGCCAGGCGGTGCGAGAACTGGCGGACGGAGCCGACGTGTTCCTGTGCGAGGCGTCCTGGACCGACAGTCCCGAGCGGCCGGAGGGAGTGCACCTGTCCGGAACTGAGGCCGGCCGAATCGCGCGAGATGCAGGGGTGGGGGAGCTGCTGCTCACGCATATTCCGCCGTGGACCTCACGGGAGGATGTCATCGCCGAGGCGAAGGCAGAGTTCAGCGGACCGGTGCACGCGGTACTGCCAGGGGACGTCTTCACCGTCTGA
- a CDS encoding esterase/lipase family protein, protein MRTVSMRTSVVFAAAAALCLAGTPADAAPAAGSFAEALAYSIAHPGVTPPGANDFSCVPSAQHPEPVVLVHGFLENSYDNWASLSPTLAEAGYCVFAIDYGNTGPVRAFGALEPIPESAAELSMFVDSVLESTGAQKVSIVGHSKGGTVPRYYARFLGGDHTVARIVALSPPNHPTAGPPTQDDVLERLNEGSDTVSGIDYTTIVTRYDQIVVPYTASLLSGAGNTNVVLQDLCPANVVEHTGISYDPLAQRLVQNALDPENAQPVDC, encoded by the coding sequence ATGCGAACCGTTTCGATGCGGACATCGGTTGTGTTCGCCGCCGCAGCCGCACTGTGCCTGGCGGGCACCCCGGCCGACGCGGCACCCGCGGCCGGCTCCTTCGCCGAGGCCCTCGCCTATTCGATCGCGCACCCAGGCGTGACGCCTCCGGGCGCGAACGATTTCTCGTGTGTTCCGAGCGCGCAACATCCCGAGCCGGTGGTGCTGGTGCACGGATTCCTGGAGAATTCCTACGACAACTGGGCATCGCTGTCGCCGACGCTGGCCGAGGCCGGATACTGCGTGTTCGCCATCGACTACGGCAACACCGGGCCGGTTCGGGCGTTCGGTGCGCTCGAACCCATTCCGGAGAGTGCCGCGGAACTGTCGATGTTCGTCGATTCCGTACTGGAGTCGACGGGCGCGCAGAAGGTGTCGATCGTGGGGCACTCGAAGGGCGGCACCGTGCCGCGCTACTACGCCCGCTTCCTCGGCGGAGACCACACGGTGGCACGGATCGTGGCGTTGTCTCCACCGAACCACCCGACGGCGGGCCCGCCGACGCAGGACGACGTGCTCGAGCGTCTGAACGAGGGCAGCGACACCGTCTCGGGTATCGACTACACCACCATCGTCACCCGGTACGACCAGATCGTCGTTCCGTACACGGCGTCACTGCTCAGCGGCGCGGGCAACACGAACGTGGTGTTGCAGGACCTGTGCCCGGCCAACGTCGTCGAGCACACAGGAATCTCGTACGATCCGCTGGCTCAGCGGCTGGTGCAGAACGCATTGGATCCGGAGAACGCGCAGCCGGTCGACTGCTGA
- a CDS encoding P1 family peptidase has product MTAAFQTPGPRDSLTDVTGLLVGHHHDLDDDATMGSGSATGCTVVRALGGATAAVDVRGGGPGTRETDLLDPSHSVQHVNAILLTAGSAYGLAAADGVMRWLEEHGQGIPMGSPDHVVPIVPAAVIFDLPVGDWAARPTAEFGYLAAAAAATEFETGSVGAGVGARAGVLKGGVGTASTVIEGGPADGVTVAALMVANPVGAVFDPRTGLLWGTGTLGPSAFGMRKPDVNQLWAALALEPKGTALNTTIGVVATDAALSSASCKRIAVAGHDGLARAVRPAHSPLDGDTIFAVSTGTRPVGPESSVPAAFSVELPILAAVTEAAAIVVERAIVRALLDASSVAGIPTYRQIFTSAFGGSGV; this is encoded by the coding sequence GTGACCGCTGCATTCCAGACACCCGGACCACGGGACAGCCTGACCGATGTGACAGGTCTGTTGGTCGGCCATCATCACGACCTCGACGACGACGCCACGATGGGGTCCGGTTCGGCGACCGGCTGCACCGTCGTACGTGCTCTCGGAGGTGCCACGGCCGCGGTCGACGTTCGCGGCGGGGGGCCGGGAACGCGCGAGACCGATCTGCTCGATCCGAGCCATTCCGTGCAGCACGTCAACGCGATTCTGCTGACCGCGGGCAGTGCCTACGGGCTGGCGGCCGCGGACGGCGTCATGCGATGGCTGGAAGAGCACGGCCAGGGCATTCCGATGGGCAGTCCCGATCATGTCGTTCCGATCGTGCCGGCCGCAGTGATCTTCGATCTTCCGGTAGGCGACTGGGCGGCGCGTCCGACGGCGGAGTTCGGTTACCTCGCTGCCGCCGCAGCAGCAACCGAATTCGAGACCGGATCGGTCGGAGCAGGAGTCGGTGCTCGCGCCGGAGTGCTCAAGGGCGGCGTCGGTACCGCCAGCACGGTGATCGAGGGTGGCCCTGCCGACGGAGTCACCGTGGCGGCACTGATGGTGGCCAATCCGGTGGGGGCCGTGTTCGATCCGCGCACGGGGCTGTTGTGGGGAACCGGCACGCTCGGACCCTCAGCATTCGGTATGCGCAAGCCCGATGTGAACCAGCTGTGGGCCGCGCTCGCCCTCGAACCCAAGGGCACCGCGCTCAACACCACGATCGGTGTTGTCGCCACCGATGCTGCGCTGTCGTCGGCGTCGTGCAAGAGGATTGCCGTCGCCGGTCACGACGGTCTGGCGCGTGCCGTTCGACCGGCACATTCCCCACTCGACGGCGACACGATCTTCGCCGTGTCCACCGGCACCAGACCCGTCGGCCCGGAGTCCTCGGTACCCGCCGCGTTCTCGGTGGAACTCCCGATACTGGCCGCGGTCACCGAGGCCGCGGCGATCGTCGTCGAGCGCGCCATCGTCCGGGCCCTGCTCGACGCCTCCTCGGTGGCCGGCATTCCTACGTATCGCCAGATCTTCACGTCCGCGTTCGGTGGCTCGGGAGTCTGA
- the rph gene encoding ribonuclease PH encodes MSRREDGRADDELRTIKITRGFTSHPAGSVLVEFGNTRVMCTASVEEGVPRWRKGSGLGWLTAEYAMLPAATHTRNGRESVKGKVGGRTQEISRLVGRSLRACIDLAAIGENTIALDCDVLQADGGTRTAAVTGAFVALNDAVTYLRAAGRLADPQPISCMIAAVSVGVVDGRVRLDLPYEEDSRAEVDMNVVATDTGTLVEIQGTGEGATFPRTTLDKLLDSAFVGIEKLFEVQKEALALPYPGELPEPAAAESKKKFGA; translated from the coding sequence GTGTCCAGACGAGAAGACGGCAGGGCGGACGACGAGCTCCGCACCATCAAGATCACCCGCGGATTCACCAGCCACCCGGCAGGGTCGGTGCTGGTCGAGTTCGGCAACACCAGGGTGATGTGCACGGCCAGTGTCGAGGAGGGTGTGCCGCGCTGGCGAAAGGGATCCGGTCTCGGCTGGCTCACCGCCGAATACGCGATGCTCCCCGCTGCAACCCACACCCGTAACGGCCGCGAGTCCGTCAAGGGCAAGGTCGGCGGCCGCACCCAGGAAATCTCTCGATTGGTCGGACGCTCACTGCGAGCATGCATCGATCTCGCTGCGATCGGCGAGAACACCATCGCCCTCGACTGCGATGTCCTCCAAGCCGACGGTGGTACCCGCACCGCGGCTGTGACCGGCGCGTTCGTCGCTCTCAACGACGCAGTCACCTATCTGCGCGCCGCGGGACGACTGGCCGATCCGCAGCCGATCTCGTGCATGATCGCCGCGGTCAGCGTCGGCGTCGTCGACGGCCGAGTGCGCCTCGATCTGCCCTACGAAGAAGATTCGCGCGCCGAGGTCGACATGAACGTCGTCGCCACCGACACCGGCACGCTGGTGGAAATCCAGGGAACCGGGGAGGGCGCGACGTTCCCGCGCACCACACTCGACAAGTTGCTCGACTCCGCATTCGTCGGTATCGAGAAATTGTTCGAGGTGCAGAAGGAAGCCTTGGCGTTGCCGTATCCCGGCGAACTGCCCGAGCCTGCAGCCGCGGAATCGAAGAAGAAGTTCGGTGCCTGA
- the rdgB gene encoding RdgB/HAM1 family non-canonical purine NTP pyrophosphatase, producing the protein MPDSKLLVASRNAKKLRELRRVLDAAGVAGIELVGLDEVPPFPEAPETGATFEENALAKARDGAAATGMPCVADDSGIEIDALNAMPGVLSARWSGTHGQDEANTALVLAQLSDTPDERRGAAFVSACALVIPGGTETVVRGEWRGVVGREPMGENGFGYDPIFVPEGDGRSAAQLSPEEKDAASHRGRALRMLVPSLGELAGR; encoded by the coding sequence GTGCCTGACTCGAAGCTTCTGGTAGCGAGCCGGAACGCGAAGAAATTGCGCGAACTCCGGCGGGTGCTCGACGCCGCCGGAGTGGCCGGAATCGAACTGGTGGGCCTGGACGAGGTGCCGCCGTTCCCGGAGGCTCCCGAGACCGGAGCGACCTTCGAGGAGAATGCGCTCGCCAAGGCGCGTGACGGCGCGGCGGCCACCGGAATGCCTTGTGTGGCAGACGATTCCGGGATCGAGATCGATGCCCTGAACGCGATGCCTGGGGTGCTCTCGGCGCGCTGGTCCGGTACGCACGGGCAGGACGAGGCCAACACTGCACTGGTTCTGGCGCAGTTGAGTGACACCCCGGACGAGCGTCGCGGAGCCGCATTCGTCTCGGCGTGTGCCCTGGTGATTCCGGGCGGCACCGAGACGGTGGTCCGGGGCGAATGGCGCGGGGTAGTGGGCCGAGAGCCAATGGGGGAGAACGGCTTCGGCTACGACCCCATCTTCGTGCCCGAGGGCGACGGCCGCAGCGCCGCGCAGCTGAGCCCGGAGGAGAAGGACGCCGCCTCGCATCGTGGTCGCGCGCTTCGCATGCTCGTTCCGAGCCTCGGCGAGCTGGCGGGGCGGTAG